A single region of the Pontibacter kalidii genome encodes:
- the fahA gene encoding fumarylacetoacetase: MIRANDPSLHSWIEIDANSDFPIQNLPFGIFRTPDRDPRVGVAIGEYILDLCELGRRDFFELIDIDPNVFHRPYLNDFIALGKPIWRAVRNRVSELLRNDNDEISGNSHLIRALLVQQSEAEMLLPVKVGNYTDFYSSIEHATNVGTMFRDPKNALLPNWKHIPIGYHGRASSIVVSGTDIHRPQGQTKAPDAEAPTFGPTRLLDFELEVAFITGRETQLGESITPNEADDYIFGLVLFNDWSARDMQTWEYVPLGPFLAKSFASSVSPWVVTLDALEPFKVRGPVQDPKPLPYLEFTGNHNYDIKLEVLLQPEGGEENSICRSNYKYMYWNMNQQLAHQSSNGCNIQVGDMYASGTISGSEKDSYGSMLELTWRGTNPIKLSDGSERKFINDGDRVIMRGFGERNGIRIGFGEVKAKVLPAV; this comes from the coding sequence ATGATAAGAGCCAACGACCCATCTCTGCATTCCTGGATCGAGATTGATGCCAACAGCGATTTTCCCATTCAGAACCTGCCCTTTGGTATTTTCCGCACACCCGATCGCGACCCGCGCGTGGGGGTGGCCATTGGGGAGTACATCCTGGACCTCTGCGAGCTGGGTCGCCGCGATTTTTTCGAGCTTATCGACATAGACCCTAACGTATTCCACCGCCCGTACCTCAACGATTTCATTGCCTTAGGCAAACCTATATGGCGTGCGGTGCGCAACCGGGTGTCAGAGTTGCTCCGCAACGATAACGACGAGATCAGCGGCAACAGCCATTTAATCCGGGCCCTGTTGGTACAACAGAGCGAAGCCGAGATGCTGCTGCCGGTAAAGGTGGGCAACTACACTGATTTCTACTCCAGCATCGAGCATGCCACCAACGTAGGCACCATGTTCCGCGACCCAAAGAACGCGCTGCTGCCCAACTGGAAACACATCCCGATCGGCTATCACGGGCGTGCTTCTTCCATTGTGGTGTCGGGCACTGATATTCACCGCCCACAGGGCCAGACAAAGGCACCGGATGCGGAGGCTCCTACCTTCGGCCCTACCCGATTGCTCGACTTCGAACTGGAAGTGGCGTTTATCACCGGCCGCGAAACGCAGTTGGGAGAAAGTATAACACCAAACGAGGCGGATGATTATATCTTCGGACTAGTGCTGTTCAACGACTGGTCAGCCCGCGACATGCAAACCTGGGAGTATGTGCCGTTGGGACCGTTCCTGGCGAAGAGCTTTGCTTCGTCTGTTTCGCCGTGGGTGGTAACGCTGGACGCGCTGGAGCCATTTAAAGTAAGAGGCCCCGTGCAAGACCCAAAACCCCTGCCCTACCTGGAGTTCACCGGCAACCACAACTACGACATTAAGCTGGAGGTGCTGCTGCAGCCGGAGGGTGGTGAGGAGAACAGCATCTGCCGCTCCAACTATAAGTACATGTACTGGAACATGAACCAGCAGCTGGCGCACCAGAGCAGCAACGGCTGCAATATTCAGGTAGGAGATATGTACGCCTCCGGCACCATCAGCGGCTCCGAGAAGGACTCTTATGGCTCGATGCTGGAGCTGACCTGGCGTGGTACCAACCCCATTAAACTTTCCGACGGCTCCGAGCGCAAGTTCATCAACGACGGCGACAGGGTGATCATGCGCGGCTTCGGAGAACGTAACGGCATCCGCATTGGTTTTGGAGAGGTGAAAGCAAAGGTACTGCCGGCGGTGTAG
- a CDS encoding flavin reductase family protein, whose protein sequence is MKTVDPQDVKTAEVHALLLGAIAPRPIAFASTTDREGNVNLSPFSFFNVFSAKPPILVFSPARRVRDNTSKHTLENVLETREVVINIANYGIVEQMSLASTEYDRGINEFIKSGLTPEASVLVQPPRVKEAPVAFECKVNDVISLGPEGGAGNLVICEVLLIHVNEKILDEAGKIDPYKLDAVARMGGDYYLRANGDCIFELPKPIRNKGIGIDQLPGFIRNSSILTGNNLARLGNSEVVPSEAEVEAFKQDPLVSYTFSKYKNDSTRLSKQLEYLGKKLLEDNQVEKAWKVLLLSGKV, encoded by the coding sequence ATGAAGACTGTAGACCCACAGGACGTTAAAACAGCTGAGGTACATGCGTTGCTGCTGGGTGCCATAGCCCCCCGCCCGATCGCTTTTGCCAGCACTACTGACCGGGAGGGGAATGTGAATCTGAGCCCGTTCAGCTTCTTCAACGTGTTTAGCGCCAAGCCACCCATACTTGTCTTCTCCCCTGCCCGCCGTGTGCGCGACAATACCAGCAAGCATACGCTGGAGAACGTGCTGGAAACGCGTGAGGTAGTGATTAACATCGCCAACTATGGTATTGTGGAGCAGATGTCGCTGGCCAGTACCGAGTATGATCGTGGTATTAACGAGTTTATTAAATCGGGCTTAACCCCGGAGGCCTCAGTGCTTGTGCAGCCGCCGCGCGTAAAAGAGGCCCCGGTAGCTTTTGAGTGCAAGGTGAATGACGTGATCAGCCTAGGGCCCGAGGGTGGGGCCGGCAACCTGGTAATCTGCGAGGTGCTGCTGATACATGTGAATGAAAAAATACTGGATGAGGCAGGCAAGATAGACCCGTATAAGCTGGATGCCGTGGCCCGTATGGGCGGCGATTACTACCTGCGTGCCAACGGTGATTGTATTTTCGAACTGCCCAAGCCTATTCGCAACAAGGGCATCGGCATAGATCAGCTTCCTGGTTTCATCCGCAACAGCAGCATACTTACCGGTAATAACCTGGCTCGTCTGGGTAATTCTGAAGTTGTCCCCTCAGAGGCAGAGGTAGAGGCTTTCAAACAAGATCCGTTGGTGAGTTATACTTTCTCCAAGTATAAAAACGACTCCACCCGCCTGAGTAAGCAACTGGAGTATTTAGGCAAAAAACTGCTGGAAGATAATCAAGTTGAGAAGGCATGGAAAGTGCTGCTGTTGAGTGGCAAAGTATAA
- a CDS encoding polysaccharide biosynthesis protein, whose amino-acid sequence MKILLNKSLPKWIVLLIDQLIMSWSFALSFFIIKQFHFEEIMRGHFLVYIGLFGLVSLITFYTMRIHTGLIRYSSIYDIYRIFTAVLIASLSYGALIGLWVAPVHGIDSVNIYLVLLISFFVSSTLLTLVRMGAKALFLFFKRGAPGERERVLIYGANGYSILLKQALETSGTGRFHIAGFLDENSNKVDKNIHQIRVYHIDDIERLQQKLRVDKVMVFADDLKSDNQKLFVERCVELGVKVLTVPPTEQWMSGQLSMNQIKDLRIEDLLQRPPIVIENDRISSDLRGKRVLVTGGAGSIGSEIVRQVMSYGPELLIVCDQAESPLHELQLEMEEQYPDSKMAIFIGDITNSTRMYSMFKEYTPDVVYHAAAYKHVPMMENNPCEAVLTNILGTRTLADLSLTFDVEKFVMISTDKAVNPTNVMGTSKRIAEIYIQSLNNLNHGKVNGNKHPYKQVMQTKFITTRFGNVLGSNGSVIPRFRQQIERGGPVTVTHPDITRYFMTIPEAVQLVLEAGTMGNGGEIFIFDMGEPVKIVDLARKMIKLAGLIPDVDIPVTFTGLRPGEKLFEELLNEEELTIPTHHSKIKISKVRNYRYDDVVTDIDELMQLNKTKDELMVVRKMKQIVPEYISKNSRFEELDLQVN is encoded by the coding sequence ATGAAAATTTTACTTAATAAGTCACTGCCGAAATGGATAGTGCTGTTAATTGACCAACTGATCATGAGTTGGTCTTTTGCCCTTTCGTTCTTTATCATAAAGCAGTTCCACTTCGAGGAGATCATGCGGGGGCACTTCCTGGTATACATTGGCCTTTTCGGGCTTGTATCGCTGATCACCTTCTATACCATGCGTATCCATACCGGCCTTATCCGGTATTCCAGTATCTACGACATTTACCGCATTTTCACGGCAGTGCTCATTGCCAGCCTTTCCTATGGTGCCCTGATAGGTCTTTGGGTGGCGCCTGTGCATGGCATCGACTCAGTTAACATTTACCTGGTGCTGCTTATCAGCTTCTTTGTTTCCTCCACCTTGCTTACGCTGGTGCGGATGGGGGCAAAGGCCCTTTTCCTTTTCTTTAAGCGCGGTGCCCCGGGGGAGCGCGAGCGGGTGCTGATCTACGGTGCCAACGGCTACTCTATCCTGCTGAAGCAGGCCCTGGAAACCAGCGGCACGGGGCGTTTCCACATTGCGGGTTTCCTGGATGAGAACTCAAATAAAGTTGACAAGAACATTCATCAGATCCGTGTGTACCACATCGATGATATTGAGCGGCTGCAGCAAAAGCTCAGGGTGGATAAGGTGATGGTGTTTGCCGATGACCTGAAATCCGATAACCAGAAGCTGTTTGTAGAGCGATGTGTGGAACTGGGGGTTAAAGTACTCACCGTGCCCCCAACCGAGCAGTGGATGTCAGGTCAACTGAGCATGAACCAGATCAAGGATCTGAGAATAGAAGACTTGCTGCAGCGTCCGCCTATCGTTATAGAGAATGATCGTATTAGCAGCGACCTGCGCGGCAAGCGGGTGCTGGTAACGGGTGGCGCTGGCTCCATTGGCTCTGAGATCGTACGGCAGGTGATGAGCTACGGCCCCGAACTGCTGATCGTGTGCGACCAGGCGGAGTCGCCTCTGCATGAGCTGCAGCTGGAGATGGAGGAGCAGTACCCGGACAGCAAGATGGCTATCTTTATCGGAGACATCACCAACTCAACCAGGATGTACTCCATGTTTAAGGAGTACACACCAGATGTAGTATACCATGCTGCTGCGTACAAGCACGTGCCGATGATGGAGAATAACCCTTGTGAGGCGGTGCTGACAAACATCTTGGGAACCAGAACCTTGGCGGACCTTTCGCTTACCTTTGATGTGGAGAAGTTTGTGATGATATCCACGGACAAGGCGGTGAACCCCACTAACGTAATGGGCACCTCCAAGCGTATCGCAGAGATCTACATACAGTCGCTAAACAACCTGAACCACGGCAAGGTGAATGGCAACAAGCACCCGTACAAGCAGGTGATGCAAACCAAGTTCATCACCACGCGCTTTGGCAATGTGCTGGGCTCTAACGGTTCGGTTATCCCACGTTTCCGCCAGCAGATTGAGCGGGGCGGCCCGGTTACGGTAACGCACCCGGACATCACCCGCTACTTTATGACCATACCGGAGGCGGTTCAGCTGGTGCTGGAGGCTGGCACGATGGGCAACGGCGGTGAGATCTTTATCTTTGACATGGGGGAGCCGGTGAAGATCGTGGACCTGGCCAGAAAGATGATCAAGCTGGCTGGCCTGATTCCGGATGTGGACATCCCGGTTACCTTCACCGGCCTGAGACCTGGAGAGAAGTTATTCGAGGAGTTGCTGAATGAGGAGGAGCTGACCATTCCAACCCATCACTCCAAGATCAAGATATCCAAAGTAAGGAACTACCGCTACGATGATGTAGTGACCGACATTGACGAGCTGATGCAGCTGAACAAGACCAAGGATGAGCTGATGGTGGTGCGGAAGATGAAGCAAATCGTGCCGGAGTATATCAGCAAGAACTCACGTTTTGAGGAACTGGACCTGCAGGTAAACTAA
- a CDS encoding DegT/DnrJ/EryC1/StrS family aminotransferase produces MNEKIWLSSPHMGENEFKYVKEAFDTNWIAPLGPHVDGFERNLASYLGEGVHVAALSSGTAALHLALIILGVQAGDEVICQSMTFSASANPIAYQGATPVFVDSEEETWNMSPEHLEAAIQDRISKGKKPKAIIVVHLYGMPAQMDRIMSVADKYEIPVVEDAAEALGSSYKGQKLGTFGAMSILSFNGNKIITTSGGGALVSKNEEWIKKSRFLATQARDAAPHYQHSHIGYNYRMSNICAGIGRGQMEVLPQRVEKRRSNYSFYKETFAALAAVSFAEEPNVDFYSNRWLSTVLVEGEVTREDIRLHLEKDNIETRPLWKPMHLQPIFADAPFYGDGTSERLFEQGLCLPSGSNLTDTDLDRVVSQLKQLYEEANV; encoded by the coding sequence ATGAACGAAAAAATCTGGCTCTCTTCCCCGCACATGGGCGAGAATGAGTTTAAGTACGTAAAAGAGGCTTTTGATACCAACTGGATCGCGCCGCTCGGCCCGCACGTGGATGGCTTTGAGCGCAACCTGGCTTCTTACTTAGGTGAAGGTGTGCATGTGGCGGCATTAAGTTCTGGCACCGCTGCCCTGCACCTGGCCCTGATCATACTTGGTGTGCAGGCGGGTGATGAGGTGATCTGCCAATCGATGACCTTCTCAGCTTCGGCGAACCCTATTGCCTACCAGGGCGCTACGCCTGTATTTGTAGACAGCGAGGAAGAGACCTGGAACATGTCACCGGAGCATTTGGAGGCTGCCATTCAGGACAGAATCAGCAAAGGCAAGAAGCCAAAGGCAATTATTGTAGTGCACCTCTATGGTATGCCCGCACAAATGGATCGTATCATGTCCGTTGCCGACAAGTATGAGATACCGGTGGTGGAGGATGCAGCGGAGGCATTAGGCTCCTCTTACAAAGGGCAAAAGTTGGGCACCTTCGGGGCTATGAGCATCCTTTCCTTCAACGGCAACAAGATCATCACCACTTCCGGTGGCGGTGCACTCGTGTCTAAGAATGAGGAGTGGATTAAAAAATCACGCTTTCTGGCTACACAAGCCCGCGACGCGGCTCCGCACTACCAGCACTCACATATCGGCTACAACTACCGCATGAGCAATATATGTGCCGGTATAGGCCGTGGCCAGATGGAGGTGCTGCCGCAGCGTGTGGAGAAGCGCCGCAGTAACTATAGCTTCTATAAAGAAACGTTTGCAGCGCTAGCTGCAGTAAGTTTTGCAGAAGAACCAAACGTTGACTTCTACTCTAACAGGTGGCTAAGCACGGTGCTGGTAGAAGGGGAAGTGACGAGGGAAGACATCCGCCTGCACCTGGAGAAGGACAACATCGAGACACGCCCGCTTTGGAAGCCGATGCACCTGCAGCCTATTTTTGCGGATGCACCTTTTTATGGCGATGGTACGAGCGAGCGCCTTTTCGAGCAGGGCCTTTGCCTGCCCTCCGGCTCTAACCTAACTGATACGGATCTGGACCGGGTGGTGTCGCAACTAAAGCAGCTATACGAGGAAGCCAACGTATAG
- a CDS encoding acetyltransferase, with the protein MYLYGASGHAKVIIDILQSTGESVAGLFDDNPDLKELCGIKVLGKFKPGRELEEPLIISIGNNRIRASIAQQLTVKYGQAISNTAILSPGASVGEGTVVMQGTILQAEVEVGKHVIINTGAKVDHDCVVGDFAHVSPGAVLCGNVSVGEGTWIGAGAVVIPGVKIGKWCQVGAGAVVIRDIPDNAVVVGNPGKIIKYC; encoded by the coding sequence ATGTACCTATACGGAGCCAGCGGACATGCTAAAGTCATTATTGATATCCTGCAAAGTACAGGTGAGTCGGTAGCGGGTTTGTTTGATGATAACCCGGACCTGAAAGAGTTATGCGGGATAAAGGTGCTGGGTAAATTCAAGCCAGGCCGCGAACTGGAGGAGCCGCTGATTATCAGCATTGGCAACAACCGTATCCGGGCCAGCATTGCACAGCAGTTGACAGTAAAGTATGGACAGGCTATCTCCAATACTGCTATCCTGTCGCCGGGTGCTTCGGTGGGTGAAGGTACGGTGGTGATGCAGGGAACCATACTTCAGGCGGAGGTAGAGGTGGGCAAACACGTTATTATCAACACAGGAGCCAAAGTAGACCACGATTGTGTGGTGGGAGATTTTGCACATGTGTCGCCGGGTGCCGTACTTTGCGGGAACGTGTCGGTGGGCGAAGGCACCTGGATAGGAGCCGGGGCCGTGGTGATACCGGGCGTAAAAATAGGCAAGTGGTGCCAGGTAGGGGCAGGGGCAGTCGTCATTCGTGACATTCCGGACAATGCTGTAGTCGTAGGCAACCCAGGCAAGATTATAAAATACTGTTGA
- a CDS encoding sugar transferase: MNWLYRNFLKRILDFILSLTAFIVLLPVFLVVTGLLYFANQGKPFFLQPRPGKNGKIFRVIKYKTMNDQKDAQGNLLPDEVRLTPVGAFVRKTSLDEIPQLLNVIKGDMSLIGPRPLLVEYLPLYNEVQQRRHEVRPGITGWAQVNGRNAISWDAKFTYDVWYVDNMSPWLDLRIIFMTIFKIFKSEGISAEGVATMPKFQGNDR, encoded by the coding sequence ATGAACTGGCTATACCGAAATTTTCTTAAGCGCATCCTCGATTTTATACTTAGCCTAACGGCTTTTATCGTGCTGCTGCCGGTTTTTCTGGTGGTAACGGGCTTGCTGTACTTTGCCAACCAGGGAAAACCTTTCTTCCTGCAGCCGCGGCCTGGCAAAAACGGGAAGATATTCCGGGTGATCAAATATAAAACTATGAACGATCAGAAGGATGCGCAGGGGAACCTGCTGCCCGATGAGGTGCGCCTGACGCCGGTGGGTGCATTTGTGCGCAAAACGTCTCTGGATGAGATTCCGCAGCTGCTGAATGTGATCAAAGGGGATATGAGCCTGATCGGTCCTCGGCCTTTGCTGGTAGAGTACCTCCCCCTTTACAACGAAGTGCAGCAGCGAAGACATGAAGTTAGACCCGGAATAACTGGTTGGGCGCAGGTAAATGGCCGCAATGCTATCAGTTGGGATGCAAAGTTTACTTATGATGTGTGGTATGTAGACAATATGTCACCCTGGCTGGACCTGAGGATCATCTTTATGACTATCTTTAAAATATTTAAATCGGAAGGCATTAGTGCGGAGGGTGTAGCCACGATGCCGAAGTTCCAGGGGAATGATAGGTGA
- a CDS encoding glycosyltransferase family 4 protein, with amino-acid sequence MPKLFRITTVPLSLQKLITGQLPYMRSKGFEPLMISADGPEKESVVVEQECGHVLVPMTRKVTPLQDLRSLWAFYKLCKNHKPHIIHSHTPKAGIVGMLGGKLAGVPVRLHTVAGLPLMEATGLKRRVLDAVEKLTYACATKVYPNSTVLKDFILQSGYCGPEKVKVIGNGSSNGINTAFFSAETLDVAKLGQLRQELNIQTGDFVFLFIGRLVKDKGVRELVAAFKTLQAKYKQAKLLLVGPLEQDLDPLPHETLQEIEQNERILSVGFQNDVRPYLALSNALAFPSYREGFPNVPMQAGCFELPSIVTDINGCNEIIVEGENGLIIPPKNEQMLLEAMEQLLTDKALYLHLKSNARRMIVERYDQQHFWELLYQEYEEHLKKHELAIPKFS; translated from the coding sequence ATGCCAAAGCTATTCCGAATCACGACAGTACCGCTTTCACTGCAAAAGCTCATCACAGGGCAACTGCCATACATGCGTTCGAAGGGTTTTGAGCCGCTGATGATTTCGGCGGATGGGCCGGAGAAAGAATCGGTGGTAGTGGAGCAGGAATGCGGGCATGTGCTGGTACCGATGACACGGAAAGTAACTCCCTTGCAAGACCTGCGCTCGTTGTGGGCTTTCTATAAGCTCTGTAAAAACCATAAACCCCATATCATTCATTCGCACACACCCAAGGCAGGCATTGTGGGCATGCTGGGGGGCAAGCTGGCAGGGGTGCCGGTGCGCCTGCATACGGTGGCAGGGCTCCCGCTGATGGAAGCTACCGGACTGAAGCGCCGTGTACTGGATGCTGTGGAGAAACTGACCTATGCCTGCGCCACCAAAGTATACCCAAACTCTACTGTACTGAAAGACTTTATACTTCAGAGCGGCTATTGCGGCCCGGAGAAGGTAAAGGTGATCGGCAATGGTAGCAGCAATGGTATCAATACCGCTTTCTTCAGTGCGGAGACGCTGGATGTGGCAAAGCTCGGGCAACTCAGGCAGGAACTGAACATACAGACCGGAGATTTTGTGTTCCTGTTTATCGGCAGGCTGGTAAAGGACAAAGGCGTTCGGGAGCTGGTGGCAGCCTTTAAAACCTTGCAGGCGAAGTATAAACAGGCAAAGCTTCTGTTAGTAGGTCCGCTGGAGCAGGATCTGGATCCCCTGCCGCATGAAACACTTCAGGAAATTGAGCAGAATGAGCGAATATTATCTGTAGGCTTCCAGAACGATGTGCGGCCGTACCTGGCGCTAAGTAATGCGCTGGCTTTTCCGTCGTACCGCGAAGGCTTTCCGAATGTGCCCATGCAGGCAGGCTGTTTTGAGCTGCCCAGCATTGTAACCGACATCAACGGCTGCAACGAAATTATTGTGGAAGGGGAAAACGGGCTGATCATCCCTCCGAAAAATGAACAGATGCTGCTGGAGGCTATGGAGCAGCTGTTAACAGATAAAGCGTTATACCTGCACCTGAAATCGAATGCCCGCCGCATGATTGTGGAGCGTTACGATCAGCAGCATTTCTGGGAGTTGCTATATCAGGAGTATGAGGAACATTTGAAAAAACATGAACTGGCTATACCGAAATTTTCTTAA
- a CDS encoding glycosyltransferase family 4 protein, with amino-acid sequence MNRLLQLFTIWKYDIVVIEKELFPYLPATVERILSFLGVKYIVDYDDAIFHNYDMHPNKYVRAALGNKIAQVMKYATLVVTGNEYLKAYAVRAGAKEVSFIPTVIDTSKYRIKSKANANENITIGWIGSPSTLQYLNLIKSVLEELSALYSFELAIVGGKSGIGLQGIEKVLEWSEDKEIEMIQDFDIGVMPLKDELWELGKCGYKLIQYMGCGVPVIGSPVGANNDIIQEGKNGFKPTNLEEWKQAFQELLENKELRRLMGANGRRIVEEKYSLQITQTQWLHKIQAASTSQQK; translated from the coding sequence TTGAACAGACTTTTACAGTTATTCACTATATGGAAGTATGATATTGTTGTAATAGAAAAGGAGTTGTTCCCGTACTTACCGGCGACAGTTGAAAGGATCCTATCTTTTTTAGGGGTAAAGTATATTGTAGACTACGATGATGCGATTTTTCATAATTATGATATGCACCCCAACAAATATGTTAGGGCTGCTTTGGGTAATAAAATTGCCCAAGTCATGAAATACGCAACTTTGGTGGTAACTGGTAATGAATATTTAAAGGCTTACGCTGTTAGAGCAGGAGCCAAGGAAGTAAGTTTTATTCCCACTGTTATTGATACGTCAAAGTATCGTATAAAGTCCAAAGCTAACGCTAATGAAAATATAACGATAGGATGGATCGGATCCCCATCTACATTACAATATTTGAATCTTATTAAATCTGTATTAGAGGAACTGAGTGCTTTGTACTCTTTTGAACTAGCTATTGTTGGCGGAAAATCCGGCATAGGGCTGCAAGGGATTGAGAAAGTTTTGGAATGGTCTGAGGATAAAGAAATAGAGATGATCCAAGATTTTGATATTGGTGTTATGCCTTTGAAAGATGAACTGTGGGAGCTTGGAAAGTGCGGTTATAAATTGATTCAGTACATGGGATGTGGTGTTCCTGTAATAGGAAGTCCTGTCGGTGCCAATAACGACATTATACAGGAGGGTAAGAATGGTTTCAAACCTACAAATCTGGAGGAATGGAAACAGGCATTTCAGGAGCTTTTAGAAAATAAAGAATTGAGACGTTTAATGGGTGCCAATGGAAGAAGAATAGTGGAGGAGAAGTACTCGCTTCAGATTACTCAAACGCAGTGGCTGCATAAAATACAGGCAGCTTCAACTAGTCAACAGAAATAA
- a CDS encoding glycosyltransferase — translation MKKNLLFICWDGPQVNYLEGLFLPIFVGLKRSYNIYIIQFSWASTEKVAHLSRVCESAGITYAHFHVQRRPHPLLGSLITLYKGTKFLQDFVRQHQINIVMPRSTFPAAMVLNVLHKHSHLKMIFDADGLPLEERVDFSGLNPRGFQYKLLKSFETKAIERADVVITRTNATVEFLANNMPAIKSKFFTVSNGRDINFFKDNHTRSVVRSSLGIPEEALMLVYAGSLGPQYCVSEMMHIYQEVASQMNNVYLLILTGNTAYLDNSAFTKFIDERVLVKSVPFQEVPSYLAAADVALAIRQPSFSMKGVAPIKIGEYLLTGLPVVASAGIGDTEAILKNKSCCFVLKNHKQESLQSAASWIGEVYNKSTLKEEARALGIKEFSLENSIKTYTMALRNLN, via the coding sequence ATGAAGAAGAATTTGCTATTTATATGTTGGGATGGGCCACAAGTGAACTACTTAGAGGGCTTATTTCTTCCTATATTTGTCGGCTTAAAAAGAAGTTATAATATCTATATCATACAATTTTCTTGGGCAAGCACCGAGAAAGTAGCTCATCTAAGTAGAGTTTGTGAGTCAGCGGGTATTACTTATGCTCATTTCCATGTTCAGCGCAGGCCACATCCGCTTCTGGGCTCTCTGATTACACTATATAAAGGCACCAAGTTTCTCCAAGATTTTGTGAGGCAACACCAGATAAATATTGTTATGCCCCGCAGTACTTTCCCGGCTGCTATGGTTTTAAACGTGCTCCATAAGCATAGTCACTTGAAGATGATCTTTGATGCAGACGGCTTGCCTTTAGAGGAAAGGGTCGACTTTAGTGGGCTAAATCCGAGAGGCTTTCAGTATAAACTGCTCAAGTCCTTTGAGACTAAAGCTATTGAAAGGGCAGACGTGGTTATTACCCGTACAAATGCGACCGTTGAATTCTTGGCAAATAATATGCCTGCCATCAAAAGTAAGTTCTTTACAGTTTCCAACGGCAGAGATATTAACTTTTTTAAAGATAATCATACCAGATCAGTTGTAAGGAGTTCATTAGGCATTCCGGAAGAGGCTCTGATGCTAGTATATGCCGGATCTTTAGGTCCACAATACTGCGTTTCTGAAATGATGCATATCTATCAAGAGGTAGCTTCGCAGATGAATAATGTCTACCTGTTGATCCTAACAGGTAACACAGCTTATTTAGACAATTCTGCCTTCACTAAATTTATAGATGAAAGGGTTCTTGTTAAAAGTGTTCCTTTTCAGGAGGTACCGAGTTATTTAGCAGCTGCAGACGTTGCATTGGCAATAAGGCAGCCTTCCTTCTCGATGAAAGGTGTGGCACCCATCAAAATAGGAGAGTACCTTTTAACAGGTTTACCAGTAGTGGCTTCTGCTGGAATTGGTGATACTGAAGCAATATTGAAGAATAAATCATGTTGCTTTGTACTAAAAAATCATAAGCAAGAATCCCTGCAAAGTGCAGCTAGTTGGATAGGGGAAGTATATAATAAATCTACTCTAAAGGAGGAGGCAAGGGCTTTAGGTATAAAAGAGTTTAGTCTGGAAAATAGCATAAAAACCTATACTATGGCATTAAGAAATTTAAATTGA